A stretch of Pristiophorus japonicus isolate sPriJap1 chromosome 10, sPriJap1.hap1, whole genome shotgun sequence DNA encodes these proteins:
- the lrrc51 gene encoding leucine-rich repeat-containing protein 51, producing MAAADTTSTDWVQWPSNHRQDSLDSSLPRNIAWTTNTTDYDSILYGPIVDYSFRNLDTLPDCLKLTPRPGFRQYQYTEDKKLKSCSLRLSNNRLCDLSGLNQLIGILFVEPTRLFWIDLSFNSFPIIDPVLIQCSNLQILNLHGNQISELFQMDKLATLPHMRSLTMHGNPVELMKGYRSYIVGTIPQLKSLDYSFITKQDRSIAAVLKSFTRHKHPARRKYK from the exons atggcggcggCGGACACCACTAGCACTGATTGGGTCCAATGGCCCTCGAACCACCGGCAAGATAGCTTGGATTCTTCGCTGCCGCGGAATATTGCATG GACCACTAACACGACAGATTACGACTCCATCTTGTACGGTCCAATTGTGGATTATTCCTTCAGAAATCTGGACACTTTACCTG ACTGCCTTAAATTGACCCCTCGGCCTGGGTTCCGCCAGTACCAGTATACTGAGGACAAGAAGCTGAAGAGCTGCTCCCTACGTCTGAGCAACAACCGCCTGTGCGACCTGAGCGGTCTGAACCAGCTGATCGGCATTCTGTTTGTGGAACCCACGCGATTGTTCTGGATCGACCTCTCCTTCAACTCCTTCCCCATCATCGATCCC GTCCTGAtccagtgcagcaacctgcagatcCTGAATCTCCATGGCAACCAGATCAGTGAACTGTTCCAGATGGACAAGCTGGCCACACTGCCTCACATGCGGAGTCTGACCATGCACGGCAACCCCGTGGAGCTGATGAAAGGATACAG gAGCTACATAGTGGGGACCATCCCACAGTTAAAGTCGCTGGACTACAGCTTCATCACCAAACAAGACCGCTCCATTGCCGCCGTCCTCAAGTCATTCACCAGACACAAGCATCCCGCCAGGAGAAAGTACAAGTAG